Within Thermococcus indicus, the genomic segment ACTTCAGCTTAACCTCTCTCGGGGACGGAAGCTCAGGATAACCGCAGTTCACCCGGTTCTTGTCTTCAGAAACGGCCTTCAGTGGGTTCGTGCTGGGGAGCTCAGGGAAGGCGATGTGATTGTTGGCGTTCGCAAGGTTCCCGCAAATTCTGCACACCTGTCCGAGGAGATGGCCTATTTCCTCGGTCTATTCGTTGCGGAGGGGACGTCGAATCCGCTCTCAATAACGACATCCTCTGAACAGCTCAGGGATTTCATCGTTGAGTTCATTAAGCGCCATGACGGCTACGAGCCAAAGGTTGAAGTTAGGCGCGGTCTCTACAGGATACTCCTCCGCAAGAAAACGGCGAAGTGGCTTGGGGAGCTCTCGGCTTCGAACTCTCAAAGCAAGGTCGTTCCGGAGGAAATACTCAACGGTGACGAGGACACGATAGTAAGCTTCCTCGCCGGCTACCTCGACGGTGATGGTCACGTCGCCGAATCCCACATTGAGTTCGTCACCAAGAGCAGGAACCTGGCTGAAGGTATCGTCTTCCTGCTGAAGCGCCTCGGGATTTCCCCAACGGTCTCCGAGAAGGTCACAAACGGAGAAACCTACTACAGGATTTTCATAACTGGTGAGGACAGGGCTTCTCTCAGCTCGGTTCTTGAGGTTTCCCTCCTCAAAAACTCGAAGCTACCTGGAGGTGGCGTTGGTCGCTATCCCCCGGCAGTGGCCAGGTACCTCTCTGATCTTTACTCTGAATTCAGGCTGCCAAAGAGGGATGGTGAAACTGCGTACCACATCCTGACACGCAATAAGAACGTCTGGTTCACCGAGAGGACTCTCGAAAGGATCTCTGACTATTTCAGGGATGCCCTCAACAGGCTTGAACTAGCAAAGAACGCAATTGAAAACGGGGAGAAACCAGAGCTTCCGTTCCCGTGGACGGTTCTCAGGAAGTATGGCTTTACCGATAGGCAGATTTCAAACTACCGTGCCAGGGGACTTCCAAAGCGCGAACCCCTCAGGGGCAGAGTAATCTCGGCCCTCCTGCGCGAGATTGAAGAGCACGAGAAAATTGCTAGAAAAGCCATTGAATTCATTGAGCTCCTTAAAAAACTGGAATTCTATGAGGTAAAGTCCGTTGAACTTGTTGATTACAACGACTGGGTCTACGACCTGGTTGTCCCTGAGACCCACAACTTCATAGCGCCGAACGGCCTCGTCCTTCACAACACCCAGCTGGCGCACACCCTCGCGGTGATGGTTCAGCTTCCTGGGGAGGAAGGGGGCCTCCACGGCTCTGTCGTTTGGATAGACACCGAGAACACCTTCAGGCCGGAGAGAATAAGGCAGATAGCCGAGGCTAGGGGCCTCGACCCGGACGAGACGCTCAAGAACATCTACGTTGCGAGGGCGTTCAACAGCAACCACCAGATGCTCCTCGTCGAGAGGGCTGAGGAGATAATCAAGGAGAAGGCCGAGACGGACAGGCCGGTAAAGCTCCTTGTCGTTGATTCACTCATGGCCCACTTCAGGAGCGAGTACGTCGGCAGGGGGACGCTGGCGGAGAGGCAGCAGAAACTGGCCAAGCACCTCGCCGACCTTCACAGGATAGCGGACCTCTACGATATAGCTGTCTTCGTCACCAACCAGGTGCAGGCGAAGCCGGATGCATTTTTCGGCGACCCGACGAGGCCGGTCGGTGGCCACATCCTCGCCCACAGCGCGACCCTGAGAATCTACCTGAGGAAGGGCAAGGCCGGCAAGCGCGTCGCCAGGCTCATAGACAGCCCCCACCTTCCGGAGGGTGAGGCGATCTTCAGGATAACTGACAAGGGCGCCGAGGACTGAGTTAGCTTTTTAACCCCTCTTCTTTACTTCGTTCCATGTCGAAAGTTGAGGCCGTTCAGAATCCCCCTCGCGGGGAACTCCTGAGAATAGTCGATTCCGCCCTGTCGTCCGAGGCAATACTCACCATATTCGCCCGCTGCAGGGTTCACTACGATGGCCGGGCCAAGAGCGAGCTCGGCTCCGGCGACAGGGTGATAATAATCAAGCCCGACGGTGCCTTTCTCATCCACCAGAGCAGGAAGAGGGAACCCGTCAACTGGCAGCCGCCGGGGAGCTTCGTGACGGTTGAGGAGCGCGATGGCGTAATCATCCTTCGCTCCGTGAGGAGGAAGCCAAAGGAGATACTTGAGGTCGAGCTGGAGGAGGTTTACCTCGTCTCCTTGTTCAAGGCCGAGGACTACGAGGAGCTCGCCTTGACCGGCAGCGAGGCCGAGATGGCGGAGATGATATTCCGGAACCCCGAACTCATCGAGCCCGGCTTCAAGCCCCTCTTCCGGGAAAAGCAAATCGGCCACGGCATAGTGGACATCCTCGGGCGCGATAGGGATGGAAACCTCGTCGTTCTCGAGCTGAAGCGCAGGAAGGCCGACCTGCATGCGGTCAGCCAGCTTAAGCGCTACGTCGAGGCCCTGGAAAAGGAGCACGAAAACATTAGGGGAATACTGGTCGCACCGTCCCTGACATCTG encodes:
- the radA gene encoding DNA repair and recombination protein RadA, giving the protein MPRKKKADDEIKELEEFEELDVVEESPSSSTKKKKEKEIKTLEDLPGVGPATAEKLREAGYDSIEAIAVASPMELKEIAGISEGAALKIIQAAREAANIGTFMRADEYMERRSTIGKISTGSKSLDKLLGGGIETQAITEVFGEFGSGKCFAKDTKVYYENDTFVHFETIEGMYEKYRALGGEVPFDTGFAVPLETVRVYTFDPATGEIKRTKASYLYREWVRKILQLNLSRGRKLRITAVHPVLVFRNGLQWVRAGELREGDVIVGVRKVPANSAHLSEEMAYFLGLFVAEGTSNPLSITTSSEQLRDFIVEFIKRHDGYEPKVEVRRGLYRILLRKKTAKWLGELSASNSQSKVVPEEILNGDEDTIVSFLAGYLDGDGHVAESHIEFVTKSRNLAEGIVFLLKRLGISPTVSEKVTNGETYYRIFITGEDRASLSSVLEVSLLKNSKLPGGGVGRYPPAVARYLSDLYSEFRLPKRDGETAYHILTRNKNVWFTERTLERISDYFRDALNRLELAKNAIENGEKPELPFPWTVLRKYGFTDRQISNYRARGLPKREPLRGRVISALLREIEEHEKIARKAIEFIELLKKLEFYEVKSVELVDYNDWVYDLVVPETHNFIAPNGLVLHNTQLAHTLAVMVQLPGEEGGLHGSVVWIDTENTFRPERIRQIAEARGLDPDETLKNIYVARAFNSNHQMLLVERAEEIIKEKAETDRPVKLLVVDSLMAHFRSEYVGRGTLAERQQKLAKHLADLHRIADLYDIAVFVTNQVQAKPDAFFGDPTRPVGGHILAHSATLRIYLRKGKAGKRVARLIDSPHLPEGEAIFRITDKGAED
- the nucS gene encoding endonuclease NucS, with amino-acid sequence MSKVEAVQNPPRGELLRIVDSALSSEAILTIFARCRVHYDGRAKSELGSGDRVIIIKPDGAFLIHQSRKREPVNWQPPGSFVTVEERDGVIILRSVRRKPKEILEVELEEVYLVSLFKAEDYEELALTGSEAEMAEMIFRNPELIEPGFKPLFREKQIGHGIVDILGRDRDGNLVVLELKRRKADLHAVSQLKRYVEALEKEHENIRGILVAPSLTSGAKKLLEKEGLEFRRVQPPKREKLGKSRQKTLF